A genome region from Megalobrama amblycephala isolate DHTTF-2021 linkage group LG18, ASM1881202v1, whole genome shotgun sequence includes the following:
- the si:dkeyp-69c1.9 gene encoding uncharacterized protein si:dkeyp-69c1.9 — MSCMSLNSNLKMTTLEKTISKQQRPSLRIPFGHRRRTDLLLLNNGQMMSKHPQAFPMLGELPSLAGLLLYPGKREKMVTTTESEFGPKKCPKVEPKKILQCNLTLDGDRSFSTTNREAYPSYNIDGAPIACKGKVPARDNRTGQAQRCSLYQQDFPAPKRNYVRRNQVVPHPDNLAINTSMRADYRTVQQEAFPGWDVSVHARPAPARLKRTEEGQRETL; from the exons ATGTCATGCATGAG TCTCAATAGTAACTTAAAGATGACAACTCTTGAGAAGACAATCAGCAAGCAGCAGAGACCATCTCTAAGAATCCCATTTGGTCATCGGCGTAGAACAGATTTATTGCTCCTCAACAATGGTCAAATGATGTCGAAACACCCACAAGCCTTTCCGATGCTGGGAGAACTTCCTTCTTTGGCAG GCTTGCTGCTCTACCCTGGTAAGCGGGAAAAGATGGTAACCACAACAGAAAGTGAATTTGGACCCAAAAAATGCCCAAAGGTAGAGCCAAAGAAGATCCTACAGTGCAACCTAACTCTAGATG GGGACAGGAGCTTCAGCACAACAAACAGGGAGGCTTACCCTTCTTACAACATAGATGGCGCTCCAATCGCATGTAAGGGAAAAGTCCCAGCAAGAGACAACAGGACTGGCCAAGCGCAGAGATGTTCTCTTTACCAGCAGGACTTCCCAGCCCCAAAGAGAAACTATGTTAGGAGAAATCAGGTCGTACCTCATCCTGACAACCTGGCGATCAACACTTCAATGAG AGCTGACTACAGAACAGTGCAGCAAGAGGCTTTCCCAGGCTGGGATGTTTCTGTGCACGCCCGTCCAGCCCCTGCCCGACTCAAAAGAACAGAAGAAGGCCAGAGAGAAACATTATAG
- the c1qb gene encoding complement C1q subcomponent subunit B: MAFIFMSAHVVPQLAIMMLLVASSVSDTCDGFRGFPGRPGIPGVPGTDGKDGPKGEKGDRGEDEVPVIGPKGDPGMHGFPGRPGQKGDNGLQGPPGPMGPKGEKGDFTGVDDPSQYSVFSNKKSPRSQRVPADTVIVFDIPLVTGLEEDLDSEGYFSVKIAGMYYISYHISSSQSACLKIQVGDEEKVSFCDSPGMIMVTAGSVVLPLKTDDKVSIQATAVSSIFSRDTDCTFTGFLLFPMNV, from the exons ATG gCGTTTATCTTCATGTCTGCACATGTAGTGCCGCAACTTGCTATCATGATGTTGCTGGTGGCTTCCTCTGTGTCAGATACATGTGATGGGTTCAGGGGTTTCCCTGGAAGACCAGGTATTCCAGGAGTTCCTGGTACCGATGGGAAGGATGGCCCAAAAGGAGAAAAAGGAGATCGAG GTGAAGATGAAGTGCCAGTGATTGGGCCAAAAGGGGACCCTGGAATGCATGGATTCCCAGGCAGGCCTGGTCAGAAGGGGGACAATGGACTGCAAGGGCCACCGGGACCAATGGGACCGAAGGGAGAAAAGGGCGATTTTACAGGTGTAGATGATCCAAGCCAGTATTCCGTTTTCTCTAACAAAAAAAGTCCTAGGTCACAGAGAGTTCCTGCAGACACCGTAATCGTCTTTGATATCCCTCTGGTCACCGGGTTAGAGGAAGATTTGGATAGTGAGGGTTACTTCAGTGTGAAAATAGCTGGCATGTATTACATCAGCTACCACATTTCGTCCTCTCAGTCTGCCTGTCTAAAGATTCAGGTAGGGGATGAAGAGAAAGTCAGTTTCTGTGATTCACCTGGTATGATAATGGTAACTGCAGGATCTGTGGTACTGCCACTGAAAACAGATGATAAAGTGTCAATACAGGCCACTGCAGTAAGCTCTATCTTCAGTAGAGACACTGACTGCACCTTTACAGGCTTCTTGCTCTTCCCAATGAATGTATAA
- the c1qc gene encoding complement C1q subcomponent subunit C, whose product MFGGHIIFGTLLAGSLCLHLVSTDTCSAGAMPGFPGLPGFPGREGRQGMKGERGDPGIPLKPDEVRKKGEKGETGIKGMSGKRGLRGDFGISGPDGPPGQPGDPGNLGNSKSHLQSAFSVSRGTRLPPDPNAVIRFTNIITNPNGHFKTDESKFVCKIPGTYYFVFHASSKEKSLCVILMHDDKKLANFCDHLQKNSQQVSSGGVAVYLNENEKVWLVTGSYNGLYAEGNKGDSVFSGFLIHAH is encoded by the exons ATGTTTGGTGGTCACATCATTTTTGGAACACTTTTAGCGGGTTCTCTCTGCCTCCATCTGGTCTCTACGGACACTTGTTCTGCTGGAGCGATGCCTGGTTTTCCAGGTTTGCCTGGATTTCCTGGACGTGAAGGAAGGCAGGGGATGAAGGGAGAGAGAGGAGATCCTG GGATTCCTCTAAAACCTGATGAAGTCaggaaaaaaggagaaaaaggcGAGACTGGAATCAAAGGAATGTCTGGAAAGAGGGGTCTCCGTGGGGATTTTGGCATAAGTGGACCAGATGGCCCCCCAGGACAGCCAGGGGACCCAGGCAATCTAGGGAATTCCAAATCTCACCTTCAGTCTGCATTCAGTGTGTCCCGTGGTACAAGATTGCCTCCCGATCCCAATGCTGTGATACGCTTCACTAATATTATCACTAATCCCAATGGCCATTTCAAAACTGACGAGAGCAAATTTGTATGTAAAATTCCTGGCacttattattttgtgtttcatgCATCGTCCAAAGAAAAAAGTCTGTGTGTAATCCTAATGCACGATGATAAGAAGCTAGCTAATTTCTGTGATCACTTGCAAAAGAACAGCCAGCAGGTGAGCTCTGGTGGGGTGGCTGTTTATCTGAATGAGAATGAGAAAGTCTGGCTGGTGACAGGTAGCTATAATGGCTTGTATGCAGAAGGGAATAAAGGCGACAGTGTTTTCTCAGGTTTCCTGATTCATGCACACTGA
- the c1qa gene encoding complement C1q subcomponent subunit A, with translation MQLLALFAFLWVGVLLPYASCQDGCAIHGKDGVNGLPGRDGLSGAKGDKGAPALQDELNSVNIEELKGEMGSRGPPGEPGPQGFIGDRGPIGPPGPKGPKGPSAGIGGIVASQKPAFSVLRKTADYASYGQPVIFDSQLSNVNNNFNLQTGYFTCKVPGVYYFVFHASSEGHLCLRLKSDSASPVSLSFCDFNLRSQSLVVSGGAVLKLSKNNRVWIEPFKDSSGGRMSKSMSVVFNGFLIYPSE, from the exons ATGCAGCTTTTGGCTTTGTTTGCTTTTCTTTGGGTGGGAGTGCTGCTTCCCTATGCTTCCTGTCAGGATGGCTGTGCGATCCATGGGAAAGATGGTGTGAATGGACTCCCTGGCCGGGACGGTTTGTCAGGAGCAAAAGGAGATAAAGGAGCACCAG CTCTGCAGGATGAGCTGAACAGTGTCAACATAGAGGAGCTCAAAGGAGAGATGGGCAGCAGAGGCCCCCCAGGAGAACCTGGTCCACAGGGTTTCATTGGTGATCGGGGCCCAATTGGTCCCCCTGGTCCTAAGGGTCCTAAAGGACCCAGCGCAGGCATTGGTGGCATCGTCGCCAGTCAGAAGCCAGCTTTCTCCGTGTTGCGAAAAACAGCAGATTATGCATCATATGGCCAACCTGTGATCTTTGATAGTCAACTTAGCAATGTCAATAATAACTTCAACCTTCAAACTGGCTATTTCACTTGCAAGGTTCCGGGTGTGTATTACTTTGTGTTTCACGCATCCTCTGAAGGACACTTGTGTCTCAGACTTAAGAGTGACTCTGCATCTCCAGTCAGCCTAAGTTTCTGCGATTTTAACCTACGATCACAATCTCTTGTTGTGTCAGGTGGAGCCGTACTCAAACTATCTAAAAATAACAGAGTATGGATTGAGCCTTTCAAAGATTCTAGTGGTGGCAGAATGTCCAAAAGCATGTCTGTAGTGTTCAATGGTTTTTTAATCTATCCCAGCGAATAG
- the fbxo40.1 gene encoding F-box protein 40.1, with protein sequence MGRQRTQTSKLHRHCESCHNRRCKTAIEISVSCAIISCRLLCGAVFHLCKEEEHMLLCPNERVPCLNVEYGCPFTMCRSNLAKHLTVCPASVVSCSMEWNRWPIEESETPEFYKNVLKENYAQEPLDLSMALRDQQHLFHSLKMKIIFPELIEKLAEEPSAAVPEGAVGGVPFSNRVEEASVSSSTETEEGGLTQEEREELARNPNVVNLENYNIWERMFSMELSGCKHTMKSLGKKPESSHGNEIKPQANPSRLEVLQEEQQMQVDSQDTATDIPQYNPFEMDEDKFLIATSLFACDTRPKKKLIYEHLEPMKIKTVRTFKVPTSFKAKHSRIRNPSHNKKVSTSVDTSDLGVEIDDMPKWDEVQATLLCSLERELRGHLIAESVSTDALLLDVGTQTYDFYSAPFKAETSLADITADRALKLHVHIQTESVTRRHNKSSSAFTYLCNHTFRRDEFPSHYKNVHSDIQSCVSGWFEQRCPLAYLGCTFIQRRFQPSSHRATVFYDKELSTFCLRPEVSDTLYEGVKSVTVERKRARNADALSRLPFEVLVHIAGFLDSFTLSQLALVSRLMREVCSTLLHERGMVSLKWEKKVYSHGGWCWRSRKRVWQFSNLFSTVDSWCFDKLPPISEHLKVCPYYQRESKTAPVPLTGVHECHEKKANRNQSLVSMFIKNN encoded by the exons ATG GGTAGACAAAGGACCCAAACATCCAAGCTTCATCGCCACTGTGAGAGCTGCCACAACCGCCGCTGCAAGACGGCAATTGAGATTTCTGTGTCATGTGCGATCATCAGCTGTCGTTTGTTGTGCGGTGCTGTGTTTCACCTGTGCAAGGAAGAAGAACACATGCTTTTGTGTCCCAATGAGAGGGTGCCTTGTCTCAACGTTGAATATGGCTGCCCATTCACCATGTGCCGCTCGAACCTAGCTAAACACTTGACAGTGTGTCCTGCTAGTGTTGTCTCCTGCTCCATGGAGTGGAACCGATGGCCCATTGAAGAGTCTGAGACCCCTGAGTTCTATAAGAATGTTTTGAAGGAGAACTACGCTCAGGAACCTTTGGATCTCTCGATGGCTCTGAGGGACCAGCAGCACCTGTTTCATTCTCTTAAAATGAAGATTATCTTCCCTGAACTTATTGAAAAGCTGGCTGAGGAGCCTTCAGCTGCAGTGCCAGAGGGCGCCGTGGGAGGGGTACCGTTCTCGAATAGAGTCGAGGAAGCGTCTGTGTCTTCAAGCACGGAAACTGAGGAAGGAGGTCTGACTCAGGAGGAACGAGAAGAATTGGCTAGGAATCCTAATGTGGTGAATCTCGAAAACTATAATATTTGGGAAAGAATGTTTAGCATGGAATTGAGCGGCTGCAAGCATACGATGAAATCTTTGGGGAAAAAACCTGAATCCTCTCATGgtaatgaaataaagccacaagcAAACCCAAGCAGGTTAGAAGTCTTACAGGAAGAGCAGCAAATGCAGGTCGACAGTCAAGATACAGCTACTGACATCCCTCAATACAACCCATTTGAAATGGATGAGGATAAATTCCTTATCGCCACATCCCTATTTGCATGTGACACAAGACCCAAAAAGAAACTCATTTACGAACATTTGGAGCCCATGAAGATTAAAACAGTCCGCACTTTCAAAGTCCCAACCAGCTTCAAAGCCAAACACAGTCGCATTCGAAACCCCTCGCATAACAAGAAGGTGAGCACGAGCGTAGACACTTCTGACCTAGGTGTTGAAATCGATGACATGCCAAAATGGGATGAAGTTCAAGCTACTCTATTGTGCTCTTTAGAGAGAGAACTACGGGGACATCTCATAGCTGAATCAGTGTCCACAGACGCACTTCTTCTGGACGTTGGAACTCAGACATATGATTTCTACTCAGCACCTTTCAAAGCAGAGACCTCGCTGGCTGACATTACTGCTGACCGGGCTTTGAAACTTCATGTCCACATTCAGACCGAGAGCGTCACCAGAAGACACAACAAATCCAGCTCTGCCTTTACATACCTGTGCAACCACACGTTCAGACGGGATGAGTTTCCTTCACACTACAAGAATGTTCACTCTGATATCCAGAGTTGCGTCAGCGGATGGTTTGAACAGCGATGCCCTCTCGCCTACCTGGGCTGCACTTTTATTCAGAGAAGGTTTCAGCCCAGCTCTCACAGAGCGACGGTCTTCTATGACAAAGAGCTCAGCACCTTCTGCCTCCGACCAGAGGTTTCAGACACACTGTATGAAGGTGTAAAATCAGTGACCGTGGAAAGAAAGCGTGCACGCAATGCAGACGCTCTGAGCAGGCTACCTTTTGAGGTTCTGGTCCACATTGCTGGATTTCTCGACAGCTTCACCCTGTCCCAGCTGGCTCTGGTCtcccgtctcatgagggaggtATGCAGCACCTTGCTTCATGAGAGAGGGATGGTCTCACTGAAGTGGGAGAAGAAGGTCTACTCTCATGGTGGATGGTGCTGGAGAAGCAGAAAGAGG GTTTGGCAGTTTAGCAACTTGTTCTCCACTGTGGACAGTTGGTGCTTCGACAAGCTGCCTCCGATTTCTGAACATCTAAAGGTTTGTCCATACTACCAGAGGGAGAGTAAGACAGCACCTGTTCCTTTGACTGGTGTTCATGAGTGCCATGAGAAGAAAGCAAACAGGAATCAGAGTCTAGTCTCCATGTTCATTAAAAACAATTAG
- the fbxo40.2 gene encoding F-box only protein 40 has protein sequence MSHYRRSGPRLHRHCETCYSRRCKASIEVSVSCMVINCRLLCGAFFHMCKEDEHSLLCPNEKVPCINAHYGCPFIMHRSQLAKHLEVCPASVICCSMEWNRWPVENPDVPLYTNLLKELHKQESLDLSMALRDQKHLCARLKMRSCFPELMEEQEEEPAPMEEDDKEEAVGRESVCNGIHVNGHGGSVLVNEPSKSCEKSLNEDVVLNGTIDKEKYNLFEKMFSMEMGGCKQAEAEASKTEDKKGKKMPSKGSSLTKPQGASVEPEKENADVSHVDFSKTGLAPWQDGVLERLGQVVNPREFNMYIVHHGRMLISFGQMDACTPRERDFVYGSLEPIPVQTLRSFKVPSSYKGKRIQFRECCSRVLTEHKCVDTSDLDVSEKKMDEMFATLLCSAEAETRGHKISETVATDGLYVDIATQTYNFATAPFKYNATLTEITADRDLKLHVELDTETVTLRHNKSTSAFTFLCGHFFRRDEFASHFKNVHLDIQSCLSGWFEQRCPLAYLGCTFIQRGLQPTTHRAKVSYNQDLSIFTLTPEVPASLMGDLQTVALKAHVKNEDSLSNLPFEVLHHIAGYLDSFTLSQLALVSRLFRDICATLLQERGMVAFKWHKKSYSHGGARWKPTIVWEFSTLFSKVDNWCIGNTPSMAEHLKHCPFYQTELKTEPFALAKMFDNKGKGKHGLVSLFMGRK, from the exons ATG AGCCACTATAGGAGATCCGGTCCAAGGTTGCACAGGCATTGTGAGACCTGTTACAGCCGCCGCTGCAAAGCCTCCATAGAGGTCTCGGTGTCATGCATGGTCATCAACTGCCGCTTGCTCTGTGGGGCCTTCTTTCACATGTGTAAAGAGGATGAACACTCTCTGCTGTGTCCCAACGAGAAGGTACCCTGCATTAATGCTCACTATGGCTGCCCTTTTATCATGCATCGCTCTCAGCTGGCCAAACACCTTGAGGTGTGTCCTGCGAGCGTCATCTGCTGCTCGATGGAGTGGAACCGCTGGCCTGTCGAGAACCCAGATGTCCCCTTGTATACAAACCTTCTGAAAGAGCTTCACAAGCAGGAATCACTGGACCTTTCCATGGCACTGAGAGACCAGAAACATCTATGTGCCAGGTTGAAAATGAGGAGCTGCTTTCCCGAGTTGATGGAGGAACAAGAAGAAGAACCTGCTCCAATGGAGGAGGACGACAAGGAGGAAGCAGTAGGAAGAGAGTCTGTGTGTAATGGGATTCATGTTAACGGACATGGAGGTTCAGTTTTAGTAAATGAACCATCGAAATCTTGTGAGAAATCTCTAAATGAAGATGTGGTCCTAAATGGTACCATCGACAAGGAGAAGTACAATCTATTCGAAAAGATGTTCAGCATGGAAATGGGAGGTTGCAAGCAGGCGGAGGCAGAGGCGTCGAAAACAGAAGATAAGAAAGGAAAAAAGATGCCCTCTAAAGGTTCTTCGTTGACAAAGCCACAAGGAGCTTCTGTAGAGCCTGAGAAAGAGAACGCCGATGTATCCCATGTGGATTTCTCCAAAACTGGACTTGCACCTTGGCAGGATGGCGTCCTGGAGAGACTCGGGCAGGTGGTGAATCCCAGAGAATTCAACATGTACATAGTGCATCACGGGCGCATGCTGATCTCCTTCGGTCAGATGGATGCTTGCACGcccagagagagagattttgtTTATGGGAGCCTGGAGCCAATACCAGTCCAGACTCTACGTTCTTTCAAAGTTCCCAGTAGTTACAAAGGAAAACGCATTCAATTTAGAGAATGCTGTTCAAGAGTATTGACTGAGCACAAGTGTGTCGACACATCTGACCTGGATGTATCTGAGAAAAAAATGGATGAGATGTTTGCAACCCTACTCTGTTCTGCAGAGGCTGAGACAAGGGGCCACAAAATAAGCGAGACGGTGGCGACAGATGGACTTTATGTTGATATCGCAACACAGACGTATAATTTTGCCACAGCTCCCTTCAAATACAATGCAACTCTGACTGAAATTACAGCAGACAGAGATTTGAAACTTCACGTTGAGCTTGACACAGAAACGGTTACCCTCAGACACAACAAATCCACTTCGGCTTTCACGTTCCTGTGTGGCCATTTCTTCCGGCGGGATGAATTTGCCTCACACTTTAAGAACGTGCATTTGGATATACAATCCTGTCTTAGTGGCTGGTTTGAGCAGAGATGCCCTCTGGCCTACCTTGGTTGTACCTTCATTCAGAGAGGATTACAGCCCACCACACACAGGGCCAAAGTCTCCTATAACCAAGACCTCAGTATTTTCACCCTCACACCTGAGGTTCCTGCCTCTCTCATGGGCGATTTGCAGACTGTTGCACTAAAGGCACATgtcaaaaatgaagattctctCAGTAACCTTCCCTTTGAGGTGCTTCACCACATCGCTGGTTACCTGGATAGTTTCACTTTGTCCCAACTAGCCTTGGTCTCACGATTGTTCAGGGATATATGTGCCACGCTTCTGCAGGAGAGAGGAATGGTGGCCTTTAAGTGGCATAAGAAGTCATACTCTCATGGAGGAGCCCGCTGGAAACCTACCATA GTCTGGGAGTTCAGTACTCTTTTTAGCAAAGTGGATAACTGGTGCATCGGCAACACACCATCAATGGCTGAGCACCTGAAACACTGTCCATTCTACCAAACTGAACTGAAAACTGAGCCTTTTGCTCTGGCCAAAATGTTTGACAACAAAGGAAAGGGGAAACACGGTTTGGTTTCTTTGTTTATGGGACGCAAATGA